The following proteins are encoded in a genomic region of [Eubacterium] hominis:
- a CDS encoding helix-turn-helix transcriptional regulator: protein MQNMNYYYDFSGQKFNYPLSLSINSFDRQVFSRQSSLEISYVLKGEYEALSDHFTRIIKEHELVMIAPDDIHMIRKIGEGEHVILTIHVDFSRFSEAMVPIVKDAFQSMICTDVENAKVYGKLRHMIAQLIVHLMEEQNNLFELNAIMMELVNVAANRKYPVENLPFQSTHHENYMKAIRYIDQHYEEDLHLEDVANTLSFSVSYTSRLFKKYTGIPFVKYLAYVRIRASLEALLEGKDSIEEIAAACGMPNSKSYTSVFKEMYGVVPSVYRKRFKRNMKVGNELHEQEMVFDDALKKLLAHLLMEIKEVVYEDEQVKIIKQQGGIICQIKNASEYQSVLSTQQNMLEVVIKRK, encoded by the coding sequence GTGCAGAATATGAATTACTATTATGACTTTTCAGGGCAGAAGTTTAATTACCCTTTAAGTCTTAGTATTAATAGTTTTGATCGACAGGTGTTTTCACGACAAAGCAGTTTAGAGATATCCTATGTATTAAAGGGAGAATATGAAGCATTGTCAGATCATTTTACTAGAATCATCAAAGAACATGAACTTGTGATGATTGCCCCGGATGATATTCATATGATAAGAAAAATAGGTGAAGGGGAACATGTAATCTTAACGATTCATGTAGACTTCTCAAGGTTTTCTGAAGCAATGGTACCAATAGTGAAGGATGCTTTTCAATCCATGATCTGTACAGATGTTGAGAACGCAAAAGTTTATGGAAAGTTAAGACACATGATTGCGCAATTAATTGTTCATTTGATGGAAGAACAGAATAATTTGTTTGAATTAAATGCGATTATGATGGAGCTTGTCAATGTGGCCGCAAATCGTAAATATCCTGTGGAAAACCTACCCTTTCAGTCTACACATCATGAAAATTATATGAAGGCAATTCGTTATATTGATCAACATTATGAAGAAGATTTACACTTAGAAGATGTTGCAAATACCTTATCTTTTAGTGTATCTTATACATCACGTCTGTTTAAGAAATATACAGGCATACCATTTGTAAAGTATCTGGCTTATGTCAGAATACGTGCTTCATTAGAAGCTTTATTAGAGGGGAAAGACAGTATCGAAGAAATCGCAGCAGCATGTGGCATGCCAAATTCAAAATCCTATACGAGTGTGTTTAAAGAGATGTATGGGGTTGTGCCAAGTGTATATCGTAAACGTTTTAAACGCAATATGAAAGTTGGAAATGAATTACATGAACAGGAAATGGTATTTGATGATGCACTGAAAAAGCTGTTAGCCCATCTTTTGATGGAGATAAAAGAAGTGGTATATGAAGATGAGCAGGTCAAAATTATCAAGCAGCAAGGGGGAATTATATGTCAAATTAAAAATGCATCAGAATATCAAAGTGTGTTATCTACCCAACAGAATATGTTGGAAGTCGTCATAAAACGGAAATAA
- a CDS encoding M18 family aminopeptidase, translating to MYKDTAKELLTFIQKSPSCFHAVDSMKAMLKEAGYEELRECENWKLEKGGKYFTTRNGSSLIAFQIGNTLDDYHYQVTSSHSDSPTFKVKEVAELKGKGGYLQLNTEGYGGMLCATWMDRPLSLAGRVLVKEGNSFVSKLLSFDKDLVLIPNVAIHMNREVNSGMKYNNQVDMLPLFSAGECGEGDYYALIAEALGTSKENIFGTDLYLYNRMAPSIWGAKEEFISSPKLDDLQCAFTSLKAMINSKNDHAVNVFACFDNEEVGSGTKQGACSTFLFDVLQRINDNLGFAKEDYYRAVAKSFMVSCDNAHAVHPNHPEKTDAENCTYMNKGIVIKYSANQKYTTDAISSAVFSGICEKAGVPVQHFANRSDAAGGSTLGNLSSQKVSMHTVDIGLAQLAMHSSYETAGIKDSQYMIDALTCFYDTNLHITDSECIEVQD from the coding sequence ATGTATAAAGATACAGCAAAAGAATTATTAACATTTATTCAGAAAAGCCCTAGCTGTTTTCATGCTGTAGACAGTATGAAAGCGATGTTGAAGGAAGCTGGATATGAAGAATTAAGAGAATGTGAAAATTGGAAATTAGAAAAAGGTGGAAAGTATTTTACTACAAGAAATGGTTCATCATTAATTGCTTTCCAGATTGGTAATACATTAGATGATTATCACTATCAGGTAACATCATCTCACAGTGATTCTCCAACTTTTAAAGTAAAAGAAGTTGCGGAATTAAAAGGAAAAGGCGGATACTTACAGTTAAATACAGAAGGCTATGGCGGTATGCTTTGTGCAACATGGATGGATCGACCATTGTCTTTAGCTGGACGTGTACTTGTGAAAGAAGGAAACAGTTTCGTAAGCAAGCTGTTATCTTTTGATAAAGATTTGGTATTAATTCCTAATGTCGCAATTCATATGAATCGTGAAGTAAACAGTGGAATGAAATACAACAATCAGGTAGATATGCTACCATTATTCTCTGCTGGAGAATGTGGAGAAGGCGATTATTATGCATTGATCGCAGAAGCATTAGGCACAAGCAAAGAAAATATTTTCGGTACTGATTTATATTTATATAATCGTATGGCACCTAGCATTTGGGGCGCAAAAGAAGAATTTATTTCTTCACCGAAACTGGATGATTTACAATGTGCATTTACATCATTAAAGGCAATGATCAATAGTAAGAATGATCATGCGGTAAATGTATTTGCTTGTTTTGATAATGAAGAAGTTGGTTCAGGTACTAAACAGGGCGCATGCTCAACATTCTTGTTTGATGTATTGCAAAGAATCAACGATAACTTAGGTTTTGCGAAGGAAGATTACTATCGTGCAGTTGCGAAGAGTTTTATGGTGTCTTGTGATAATGCACATGCTGTACATCCTAACCATCCTGAAAAAACAGACGCAGAAAACTGTACTTACATGAATAAGGGAATCGTCATCAAATATAGCGCAAACCAGAAATATACAACAGATGCAATCAGCTCTGCAGTATTTAGTGGCATTTGTGAAAAAGCTGGTGTACCTGTACAACATTTCGCCAACAGAAGTGATGCAGCAGGTGGCAGTACACTTGGAAATTTATCTAGTCAAAAAGTATCTATGCATACAGTGGATATCGGACTTGCACAGCTTGCAATGCATTCTTCATATGAAACAGCTGGTATTAAAGATTCTCAATATATGATTGATGCTTTGACATGCTTCTATGATACAAATCTTCACATCACAGATAGTGAATGTATTGAGGTACAAGACTAA
- a CDS encoding FAD-dependent oxidoreductase: MNKYPHLFEPIQIGETVVKNRVFMPPISTNLANKGYITDELVSHYAARAKGGVGLIITEVTTVEPTYIYLPGDISIADDSYIPGWKKLADAVHTYGAKIMPQLFHPAYMAFPLPGTPQLIAPSTVGPSYLKQAPRPVTIEELKVIIKQFGEAAARVKQAGGDGVEIHAAHAHGLLGGFLSPLYNKRTDEYGGDINGRLRLTLEVIEEVRKVCGTDFIIDVRISGDEYSDGGLNLNDGIYIAKQIENAGADFIHVSGGTTIKRGSSIPAPGTKQGSHALLAEEIKKHVNIPIASVGRITEPWIADELIANGKTDICMIGRANLCDPEFVNKAMEGNEMDIRPCIGCLRCLNGIMFGKRVACSINPSLELENEDTITEANQKKNVLVIGGGPAGMEAAYVAKKRGHHVVLCEAENDLGGQLNIAAVPIAKQDLTKVTQYMRRKLQHAGVEIRLSTPVTKEMLENEFAGYEVIAGTGAKPIIINAFTGFKQWMSADDILAGKAVSGRKVVIIGGGSVGCETADYLAPLVNDRFPRNKAITILEMADEIIMNESGPGRSLLVQRMMSKGVEVVCKAKVTKVDETNIWYEKDGQEHCICDADTLVFAAGYRIDPAMENMLEEANTHYHIIGDAEKVGNIKDAIHRGYEIAKDI; encoded by the coding sequence ATGAACAAATATCCACATTTATTTGAACCTATCCAAATCGGGGAAACGGTTGTGAAAAACCGTGTTTTTATGCCACCGATATCTACCAATCTAGCAAATAAAGGCTATATCACAGATGAATTGGTATCACATTATGCTGCCAGAGCAAAAGGTGGTGTAGGATTAATTATCACAGAAGTCACAACAGTTGAGCCAACCTATATCTATTTGCCAGGAGATATTTCTATCGCTGATGATTCTTATATTCCAGGCTGGAAAAAACTTGCGGATGCAGTACATACATATGGCGCTAAAATCATGCCACAATTATTTCATCCAGCTTATATGGCTTTTCCACTTCCAGGCACACCACAGTTGATTGCGCCTTCTACTGTAGGACCAAGTTATTTAAAACAAGCACCACGACCAGTTACGATTGAAGAATTGAAAGTCATTATCAAACAATTCGGTGAAGCAGCTGCCAGAGTCAAACAGGCTGGTGGCGATGGTGTAGAAATTCACGCTGCACATGCACATGGCTTATTAGGTGGCTTCTTATCACCTTTGTATAATAAACGAACAGATGAATATGGCGGAGATATCAATGGCCGTTTACGTTTAACGTTAGAAGTGATTGAAGAAGTAAGAAAAGTTTGTGGCACAGATTTCATCATTGATGTAAGAATATCAGGTGATGAATACAGTGATGGTGGATTAAACCTGAATGATGGTATTTATATTGCTAAACAGATAGAAAACGCTGGTGCTGATTTTATCCATGTATCTGGTGGTACAACGATCAAACGTGGAAGCTCTATTCCAGCACCTGGAACAAAACAGGGATCTCATGCATTGCTTGCGGAAGAAATCAAGAAGCATGTAAATATTCCTATCGCCAGTGTTGGGCGTATCACAGAACCTTGGATTGCGGATGAATTGATTGCCAATGGCAAAACTGATATCTGTATGATTGGTCGTGCCAACCTATGTGATCCAGAATTTGTGAATAAGGCAATGGAAGGAAATGAAATGGATATACGACCTTGTATTGGATGCCTTCGTTGTTTAAATGGTATCATGTTTGGAAAACGTGTTGCCTGCAGTATCAATCCATCCTTGGAGCTTGAAAATGAAGATACCATTACAGAAGCTAACCAGAAGAAAAATGTTTTGGTCATTGGTGGTGGACCTGCTGGTATGGAAGCTGCTTATGTTGCGAAAAAACGTGGACATCATGTGGTTCTATGTGAAGCTGAAAACGATTTAGGTGGACAGTTAAATATTGCGGCAGTACCAATCGCAAAACAAGACCTGACTAAAGTTACACAGTATATGCGTCGCAAACTTCAGCATGCAGGCGTGGAAATTCGTTTATCTACACCAGTCACAAAAGAAATGCTGGAAAATGAATTTGCTGGTTATGAAGTTATTGCAGGAACAGGCGCAAAACCAATCATCATCAATGCCTTTACTGGTTTTAAACAATGGATGAGTGCAGATGATATCCTTGCGGGTAAAGCAGTATCAGGTCGTAAAGTTGTGATCATTGGTGGAGGCTCTGTTGGATGTGAAACAGCAGATTATCTTGCGCCACTTGTGAATGATCGCTTCCCAAGAAATAAAGCCATTACCATTTTAGAAATGGCAGATGAAATTATCATGAATGAAAGTGGTCCGGGAAGAAGCCTGTTGGTACAGCGTATGATGAGTAAAGGTGTAGAAGTTGTATGTAAAGCCAAGGTTACCAAAGTAGATGAAACAAATATCTGGTATGAAAAAGATGGTCAGGAGCATTGTATTTGCGATGCGGATACCCTTGTATTTGCGGCAGGATATCGAATTGATCCAGCAATGGAAAATATGTTGGAGGAAGCAAATACACACTATCATATCATTGGGGATGCAGAAAAAGTTGGTAATATCAAAGATGCAATCCATCGTGGTTATGAGATCGCAAAAGATATTTAA
- a CDS encoding transporter: MAKKKKKIHVDNLHLMKKLDEEYLAGFNRVYDSLMKSKKSDTDINIIANIALEDCLKGMQDGKKVTMVIPKDVKDYIQKNSKGHAYKEMKKKIRDQDWEKFQISSIWYVFATCIVLFFFKNLLMQKFLVNYIVDVIVGCIAGGISFQNFMIRRRIIKRYDFDSFFMQMDVSSLAACIVVKIVSPGNFDITYLILVIAFFITKKKIKPLFEEVI, encoded by the coding sequence ATGGCAAAGAAAAAAAAGAAAATACATGTAGATAATCTGCATTTAATGAAAAAACTGGATGAAGAATATCTTGCAGGATTTAATCGTGTTTATGATAGTTTGATGAAATCCAAGAAAAGTGATACAGATATCAATATCATCGCAAACATTGCTTTGGAAGATTGTTTAAAAGGTATGCAGGATGGTAAAAAAGTGACCATGGTCATTCCAAAGGATGTAAAGGATTATATCCAAAAGAATTCCAAAGGTCATGCGTATAAAGAAATGAAAAAGAAGATTCGTGATCAAGATTGGGAAAAGTTTCAGATCAGTAGTATCTGGTATGTATTCGCAACCTGTATTGTATTGTTCTTCTTTAAGAATTTATTAATGCAGAAGTTTTTGGTAAATTACATTGTAGATGTGATTGTAGGATGTATCGCTGGTGGTATTTCTTTCCAGAACTTCATGATACGTAGAAGAATCATCAAACGTTATGATTTTGATAGTTTCTTTATGCAGATGGATGTTTCATCATTGGCTGCTTGTATCGTTGTGAAGATTGTTTCACCGGGCAACTTTGATATCACCTATTTGATTTTGGTAATTGCATTCTTTATAACGAAGAAAAAAATCAAACCGTTGTTTGAAGAAGTAATTTAA
- a CDS encoding cyclic lactone autoinducer peptide, with product MKNMIKKVVVKTASVASSNVTWFGEYEPKKPKSLKKHGK from the coding sequence ATGAAAAACATGATTAAAAAGGTGGTTGTGAAAACTGCATCCGTAGCTTCTTCAAATGTAACTTGGTTTGGTGAATATGAACCAAAAAAACCAAAAAGCTTAAAGAAACATGGTAAATAG
- a CDS encoding response regulator, with product MSKIAIIDDDELFSGLLKNKIEELYPSWKVNCFTDMPDDFDFDGCLLDIELKGVHEGFEIANKLKQKDLGFPIIFISSHDELVCEGYKYSALRFIRKQYYQKELPEALEALFKILRIRQAYVDVKEDRNNIECRIMINNIQYIYSSGSYLYFLDKDNYLFRKRDSMKNFLEEHPTNLVKCSSGELINPIYIKNVDSKRLEITLKSGRIVKFNKRNIGPIIRTFTLARR from the coding sequence ATGAGTAAAATTGCAATTATCGATGATGACGAACTATTTTCAGGTTTACTAAAAAACAAAATAGAAGAACTTTATCCTTCTTGGAAAGTTAACTGTTTTACGGATATGCCTGATGATTTTGATTTTGATGGCTGCCTGCTGGATATCGAATTGAAGGGCGTTCATGAAGGATTTGAAATCGCAAATAAACTAAAGCAAAAAGATTTAGGATTTCCAATTATCTTTATCAGCTCTCATGATGAACTGGTATGTGAAGGATATAAATATAGTGCACTTCGTTTCATTAGGAAACAATACTATCAAAAAGAACTGCCAGAAGCATTAGAAGCACTATTCAAAATCTTGCGTATCAGACAGGCGTATGTTGATGTAAAAGAAGATCGTAATAATATTGAATGTAGAATTATGATCAATAATATACAGTATATCTATTCAAGTGGAAGTTATCTTTACTTTCTAGATAAAGACAACTATCTGTTTAGAAAACGGGATTCTATGAAAAACTTCTTAGAAGAACATCCAACAAATTTAGTGAAATGCAGCAGTGGAGAATTGATCAATCCAATTTATATCAAAAATGTAGATAGCAAACGCTTAGAAATCACATTAAAATCCGGAAGAATTGTGAAATTCAATAAGCGTAATATAGGTCCGATCATCCGTACCTTTACTTTAGCAAGACGCTAG
- a CDS encoding amino acid permease, with protein sequence MESSKKIVWYNLAFMAFSTVWGFGNVLNGYMYFNGVQVIFSWVLMFALYFVPYALMVGELGSAFKNSGGGVSSWIHETISPKFAYYAGWTYWACHVTYIASKGSGGLKALSWMVFQNSETYASFDTRLVQLATLGVFLLFCWIASKGLNPLKKLATLAGTSMFVMSILYIIMMFAAPAINPGGGYLHADFSWSNLIPQFDTKYFTSLSILVFAVGGCEKISPYVNKVENPSKGFPKGMIALAIMVMVCAILGTVAMGMMFDPADIANNFDAYNANGSYWAFQKLGEYYGMGNILMIIYAACNAIGQFSTLVISIDAPLRMLLDNEDARQFIPTKLLKQNKYGAYVNGIWMVVILSGSIILIQALVPSADTVLRQLTQLNSVTMPMRYLWVFLAYIMLRKKIKKFNPEYKFVKNQKVAYFFGFWCFFVTAFCCILGMYKEGDLFTTLLNVITPIVLTALGLILPMIKKREKTNA encoded by the coding sequence ATGGAAAGTTCAAAAAAGATCGTCTGGTATAACCTTGCGTTTATGGCGTTCTCAACTGTTTGGGGTTTCGGTAACGTATTAAATGGTTACATGTACTTCAACGGTGTACAGGTTATATTCAGCTGGGTTCTGATGTTCGCTCTATATTTCGTGCCTTATGCACTTATGGTAGGTGAGCTGGGATCCGCATTTAAAAATTCTGGTGGTGGCGTGAGTTCTTGGATTCACGAAACAATCAGTCCAAAGTTTGCATATTATGCAGGGTGGACATATTGGGCATGTCACGTTACATATATTGCAAGTAAAGGTAGTGGAGGGTTAAAAGCATTAAGCTGGATGGTATTCCAGAATAGTGAAACTTACGCTAGCTTTGATACTCGTTTGGTTCAGTTGGCAACATTGGGCGTGTTCCTTCTGTTCTGTTGGATTGCAAGTAAAGGATTAAATCCATTGAAGAAACTTGCGACACTTGCTGGTACATCTATGTTTGTTATGTCAATTCTTTACATTATTATGATGTTTGCAGCACCTGCAATTAATCCGGGTGGCGGATATCTGCATGCTGATTTCAGCTGGAGTAATCTAATTCCTCAGTTTGATACGAAGTATTTTACATCTTTATCAATACTAGTATTTGCAGTTGGTGGATGTGAAAAGATTTCACCTTATGTTAATAAGGTAGAAAATCCTTCTAAAGGATTCCCTAAAGGTATGATTGCACTTGCAATCATGGTTATGGTTTGTGCTATCCTTGGTACAGTAGCGATGGGTATGATGTTTGATCCAGCGGATATCGCAAACAACTTTGATGCTTACAATGCGAATGGTTCCTATTGGGCATTCCAGAAGTTAGGTGAATATTATGGTATGGGCAATATCTTAATGATCATCTATGCTGCATGTAATGCAATTGGACAGTTCTCAACACTTGTTATTAGTATTGACGCTCCACTTCGTATGTTGTTAGACAATGAAGATGCTAGACAGTTCATTCCTACAAAATTATTGAAACAGAATAAATATGGAGCTTATGTAAACGGTATTTGGATGGTAGTTATTTTATCAGGTTCTATTATTCTGATTCAGGCTTTGGTACCTAGTGCGGATACAGTACTTCGTCAGTTGACACAGTTAAACTCTGTCACTATGCCAATGCGTTATTTATGGGTATTCTTAGCTTACATTATGTTGCGTAAGAAGATTAAGAAATTTAATCCAGAGTATAAGTTTGTGAAGAACCAGAAAGTTGCTTATTTCTTTGGATTCTGGTGCTTCTTCGTTACAGCATTCTGTTGTATTCTTGGAATGTACAAAGAAGGCGACTTATTTACAACATTGTTGAACGTTATTACACCAATCGTATTGACTGCATTGGGATTGATTCTGCCAATGATCAAAAAACGCGAAAAAACAAATGCTTAA
- the lysA gene encoding diaminopimelate decarboxylase produces MNKNVLEISGVSVEQLAATCKTPLYVYDENKIRQQLSMYHELFQSKDFDTEVLYASKAFSCKAMVELVKTYGLSLDVVSGGELFTAYQAGFPMERVYFHGNNKSYEELEMAVKYGVGTIIIDNDMECDALVSIMKNAGTSIKTMLRVNPGVEAHTHKYIVTAHVDSKFGISILREQEIADMIHKLTSIPNITFEGFHSHIGSQIFDKEAYVAEIGNLCEFMKIMQERFGITCSSLNLGGGFAAYYTQADHPIPLQDVCKTILDTCKAQKEACGLSFHKVMIEPGRSIVAEAGSTLYRIGYQKQTENKKYLFVDGGMSDNIRPALYQAEYACDIANRMNEEKTEKVTVAGKCCESGDILVEDVMLPEAKQNDLLIIYTTGAYGYSMASNYNKLGKPAVVFVKDGVVRVVVKRESYQDMNAMDCDEVVNV; encoded by the coding sequence ATGAACAAAAATGTGTTAGAAATTTCTGGAGTATCTGTAGAACAGCTGGCGGCTACCTGCAAAACTCCCCTATATGTATACGACGAAAACAAAATACGCCAGCAATTAAGTATGTATCATGAACTGTTTCAGTCTAAGGATTTCGATACAGAAGTTTTATATGCCAGTAAAGCATTCAGCTGTAAAGCAATGGTTGAGCTTGTGAAGACATATGGCTTAAGTCTAGATGTTGTGAGCGGTGGTGAACTGTTTACTGCATATCAGGCAGGATTTCCAATGGAACGTGTTTATTTCCATGGAAATAATAAATCATATGAAGAACTGGAAATGGCAGTTAAATATGGTGTAGGTACGATTATCATTGATAATGATATGGAGTGCGATGCATTAGTTTCTATTATGAAAAACGCAGGTACTTCTATAAAGACAATGCTGCGTGTAAATCCGGGTGTAGAAGCACATACTCATAAATATATTGTGACAGCACATGTGGACAGCAAGTTTGGTATTTCTATCTTGCGTGAACAGGAAATTGCGGATATGATTCATAAATTAACAAGTATTCCTAATATCACTTTTGAAGGCTTCCATTCTCATATCGGTTCTCAGATATTTGATAAGGAAGCGTATGTTGCGGAAATCGGCAATCTTTGTGAATTCATGAAAATCATGCAAGAACGATTTGGCATCACTTGTTCGTCTTTAAATCTTGGTGGTGGATTTGCGGCATATTATACGCAGGCTGACCATCCAATTCCTTTACAGGATGTTTGTAAGACGATTTTAGACACCTGCAAGGCGCAGAAAGAAGCTTGTGGTTTATCATTCCATAAGGTGATGATTGAACCAGGCAGAAGTATTGTGGCAGAAGCTGGTTCTACATTATATCGTATCGGTTATCAGAAACAGACAGAAAACAAAAAATATCTATTTGTGGATGGCGGTATGAGCGATAATATCCGTCCTGCTTTATATCAGGCAGAATATGCCTGTGATATCGCAAATCGTATGAATGAAGAAAAAACGGAAAAAGTGACGGTGGCCGGCAAGTGTTGTGAATCTGGAGATATACTGGTAGAGGATGTCATGCTGCCAGAAGCAAAACAGAATGATTTATTGATCATTTATACAACTGGTGCATATGGCTACAGCATGGCCAGCAACTACAACAAGCTTGGTAAACCTGCCGTTGTCTTTGTAAAAGATGGTGTGGTACGTGTCGTAGTAAAACGTGAAAGCTATCAGGATATGAACGCAATGGATTGTGATGAGGTTGTGAATGTATGA
- a CDS encoding GHKL domain-containing protein, with translation MGILTLTSFYLDTLNYPFLMVVPILILAAFCRLNYKEHFCISLFYIIFIFTILSIVDMFILFIKNFFMSYLGNKIYQSYFIHPIGLIINKVILIFIYYLFIKKRKLFDNFTIKDKQMLMFSLTEIVMYAMITLFLSFVVKENISFMIFLCLILMLTMIFLLFSYQYILLIKANKKVFEEEMKRASQEFNKSYYEDFQKNYDMNKALSHDLKNHITLIYTMLEENQVKEAMDYIQGIYHKIGTFKAVKTEREILNYIIDSKLFNTKELNIRYVIDINNNLDFMDDVDLCILLGNLLDNCIEAVEKVNNRFIELIIDKNNDVVFINLRNTFDLNSLKYENGEYISSKTDGKNHGIGMKNIENIINKYNGNIVIDINEYFNTYIYF, from the coding sequence ATGGGAATTTTGACATTGACATCTTTTTATCTTGATACATTGAATTATCCTTTTCTTATGGTTGTGCCAATTTTGATATTAGCTGCATTTTGCAGGTTGAATTATAAGGAACATTTTTGCATTAGTTTGTTTTATATTATATTCATTTTTACTATTTTATCTATTGTCGATATGTTCATTTTATTTATTAAGAATTTCTTTATGAGCTATTTAGGAAATAAAATCTATCAATCATATTTTATCCATCCTATAGGATTGATAATTAACAAAGTTATTCTGATATTTATTTACTATCTTTTCATAAAGAAGAGAAAGCTTTTTGATAACTTTACCATCAAGGATAAACAAATGCTTATGTTTTCTCTAACAGAAATTGTTATGTATGCAATGATTACTTTATTTCTATCCTTTGTAGTAAAAGAAAATATCTCATTTATGATTTTTCTATGCTTAATTCTTATGTTAACTATGATTTTCTTATTGTTTTCTTATCAGTATATTTTATTGATTAAAGCGAATAAAAAAGTTTTTGAGGAAGAAATGAAAAGAGCTTCTCAAGAATTTAATAAAAGTTATTATGAAGATTTCCAAAAAAATTATGATATGAATAAAGCATTGTCGCATGATTTGAAAAATCATATTACGTTGATTTATACTATGCTGGAAGAAAATCAAGTAAAAGAAGCCATGGATTATATTCAAGGAATTTATCATAAAATTGGTACATTTAAAGCTGTGAAAACTGAACGAGAAATTTTAAATTATATTATTGATTCAAAGTTATTTAATACGAAAGAATTAAATATACGTTATGTTATTGATATAAATAATAATTTAGATTTTATGGATGATGTTGATTTATGTATCTTGTTAGGGAATCTGTTAGATAATTGTATTGAGGCAGTAGAAAAAGTAAATAATCGTTTTATTGAATTGATTATTGATAAGAATAACGATGTTGTCTTTATAAATCTTAGAAATACATTTGATTTAAATTCATTAAAATATGAAAATGGCGAGTATATATCAAGTAAAACAGATGGTAAAAATCATGGTATTGGAATGAAGAATATAGAGAATATTATTAATAAATATAATGGTAATATAGTAATTGATATTAACGAATATTTTAATACGTATATTTATTTTTAA
- a CDS encoding accessory gene regulator B family protein, translating to MVNRLLKKFTDYICDSSDEEEKEVFLYGLEAIVSSVECLGLSFLICCLLHEAYFGFFYILFLSVIKIRLTSFHCKTRFTCSMCYLLLVLTNLIAYKYLGFASLTIMLMMIALILCLRKEEVTKKLLFFYTVYIAIFIIFRANLGVIIFQVFSSQLGLILLKDFQLRGSSSTHEMISEN from the coding sequence ATGGTAAATAGACTGTTAAAAAAATTCACTGATTACATTTGTGATTCTTCTGATGAAGAAGAAAAAGAAGTGTTCCTTTATGGATTGGAAGCTATTGTATCATCAGTAGAATGTTTAGGATTATCCTTCCTGATCTGTTGCCTATTACATGAGGCATATTTTGGATTTTTCTATATTCTATTTTTATCAGTTATTAAGATAAGATTAACAAGCTTCCATTGTAAAACCAGGTTTACTTGTAGCATGTGTTATCTACTATTAGTTTTAACTAATTTAATAGCATATAAATACCTTGGATTTGCATCATTAACCATAATGCTAATGATGATTGCATTGATATTATGCTTGAGAAAGGAAGAAGTAACAAAGAAATTGTTATTCTTCTATACCGTATATATAGCCATTTTTATCATATTTCGGGCTAATCTTGGTGTCATCATCTTTCAGGTATTCAGCTCACAGCTTGGTTTGATACTGTTAAAGGATTTTCAATTAAGGGGTTCTAGTAGTACACATGAAATGATTTCAGAAAACTAA